In Pseudomonas putida, a genomic segment contains:
- a CDS encoding MFS transporter, giving the protein MAHSPAADQGNDTTRNALYRRITLRLIPFIFICYLFNYLDRVNVGFAKLQMLDALKFSETVYGLGAGIFFIGYVLCGLPSNLALNRFGPRRWIAAMMIAWGALSTCLLFVTTPTEFYTLRLLTGAAEAGFFPGVVLYLSRWFPADRRGRIMALFMSAIPVSGLLGGPFSGWILDHFAAGQHGLAGWQWMFLIQGLPTVALGVLAIGLLSDGYQKAAWLSPTERQLIEADLNADAASKPNTMGDGILAVLTNPLIWTFGFIYFCIQSGVYAINFWLPSIIKNMGFDNPLLIGWLSAIPYLLAGVFMILCGRSADLRNERRWHLVVPMLMGAIGLLIAVNFAGNPPVAILGLSIATMGALTGLPMFWPMPTALLSAGAAVAGLAIINSVGQMAGFLSPYLVGFIKDQTGSTDAALYSLAGLIIVGSLVALRVTRAGALKTARAN; this is encoded by the coding sequence ATGGCACACAGCCCTGCCGCTGACCAAGGCAACGACACCACCCGCAACGCGCTGTATCGGCGCATTACCCTGCGGTTGATTCCGTTCATTTTCATCTGCTACCTGTTCAACTACCTGGACCGCGTCAACGTGGGCTTCGCCAAGCTGCAGATGCTCGACGCACTGAAGTTCAGCGAAACCGTGTACGGCCTGGGTGCCGGCATCTTCTTCATCGGCTACGTGCTCTGTGGCCTGCCCAGCAACCTGGCGCTCAACCGCTTCGGGCCACGGCGCTGGATCGCCGCGATGATGATCGCCTGGGGCGCATTGTCGACCTGCCTTTTGTTCGTCACCACCCCCACCGAGTTCTACACCCTGCGCCTGCTCACCGGCGCCGCCGAAGCCGGTTTCTTCCCGGGCGTGGTGCTGTACCTCTCGCGCTGGTTCCCGGCAGACCGTCGTGGTCGCATCATGGCCTTGTTCATGTCGGCGATTCCGGTTTCGGGCCTGCTTGGCGGGCCGTTCTCCGGCTGGATCCTCGATCACTTCGCGGCGGGCCAGCACGGCCTGGCCGGCTGGCAATGGATGTTCCTGATCCAGGGCCTGCCAACCGTGGCCCTGGGCGTCCTGGCCATCGGCCTGCTCAGCGACGGCTACCAGAAGGCTGCCTGGCTGAGCCCGACCGAGCGCCAACTGATCGAAGCGGACCTCAACGCCGATGCCGCCAGCAAGCCCAACACCATGGGCGACGGTATCCTCGCCGTGCTGACCAACCCGCTGATCTGGACCTTCGGCTTCATCTACTTCTGCATCCAGAGTGGCGTGTACGCCATCAACTTCTGGCTGCCGTCGATCATCAAGAACATGGGCTTCGACAACCCGCTGCTGATCGGCTGGTTGAGCGCCATTCCGTACCTGCTGGCCGGTGTGTTCATGATCCTCTGCGGCCGCTCTGCCGACCTGCGCAACGAACGCCGTTGGCATTTGGTGGTACCGATGCTGATGGGCGCCATCGGCTTGCTGATCGCGGTCAACTTCGCCGGTAACCCACCGGTGGCCATCCTCGGCCTGTCGATCGCCACCATGGGCGCGCTGACCGGCCTGCCGATGTTCTGGCCGATGCCGACCGCCCTGCTCAGCGCCGGCGCGGCCGTCGCGGGCCTTGCGATCATCAACTCGGTCGGGCAGATGGCCGGTTTCCTCAGCCCGTACCTGGTCGGCTTCATCAAGGACCAGACTGGCTCCACCGATGCCGCACTGTACTCGCTGGCAGGTCTGATCATCGTCGGTAGCCTGGTAGCCCTGCGCGTCACGCGCGCGGGCGCACTGAAAACCGCCCGGGCCAATTGA
- a CDS encoding sugar diacid recognition domain-containing protein yields MFELDHDLAQDIVDRAMAILPCNVNVMDSQGLILGSGERERINTRHEGAQLVLANGRIVELDTDAAKCLKGVQPGVNLPLMLDGRLIGVLGLTGDPVQLRTYGELVRMTAEMLLAQRHLQVEQQWRRQRCDDLLALLLGGSGDSPRLLDEAQQLGLKPQLPRVPCLFELRAGPPAEALSAWLLSRYPESWCVSPSRESLLWCRPASVALDESRLFERLQRHGWEVERLALGSVAQSLEQLRRGYRRVRDLLAYGREVLPDERLLSLARYRLPALLWRHRNDDALDELLEPLLRIRAKDGSGQLLPTLRAWCAHDGQSQACADALGIHRNSLRYRLERVAELGEVDPLRLEGMLSLYLGLQLLPAG; encoded by the coding sequence ATGTTCGAACTGGACCATGACCTGGCGCAGGATATCGTTGATCGGGCCATGGCCATCCTGCCATGCAACGTCAACGTCATGGACAGCCAGGGCTTGATTCTAGGCAGTGGCGAGCGCGAGCGCATCAATACCCGGCATGAAGGGGCGCAACTGGTGTTGGCCAATGGTCGTATCGTCGAGTTGGACACCGATGCCGCCAAGTGCTTGAAGGGCGTGCAGCCTGGGGTCAACTTGCCGTTGATGCTCGATGGCCGGTTGATCGGGGTGCTGGGGCTCACGGGCGATCCCGTGCAACTGCGCACCTATGGCGAACTGGTGCGCATGACTGCAGAAATGCTGCTGGCCCAGCGTCACCTGCAGGTGGAGCAGCAGTGGCGGCGCCAGCGTTGCGATGACTTGCTGGCCTTGCTCCTGGGTGGCAGCGGCGACTCCCCAAGGCTGCTCGACGAGGCCCAGCAGCTTGGCCTGAAGCCGCAATTGCCGCGTGTTCCCTGCCTGTTCGAACTGCGCGCCGGGCCGCCCGCCGAAGCGCTTTCGGCGTGGCTGCTCAGCCGCTACCCGGAAAGCTGGTGCGTCAGCCCATCGCGCGAGTCGCTGCTGTGGTGTCGTCCCGCCAGCGTGGCGCTGGATGAAAGCCGTTTGTTCGAGCGCCTGCAGCGCCATGGCTGGGAGGTCGAGCGCCTGGCCCTGGGTAGCGTGGCGCAGAGCCTGGAGCAGTTGCGTCGCGGCTATCGGCGGGTGCGCGACCTGCTGGCGTACGGCCGCGAGGTGCTCCCTGACGAACGTCTGTTGAGCCTGGCCCGCTACCGCTTGCCGGCGTTGCTGTGGCGCCATCGCAACGACGATGCACTGGATGAACTGTTGGAGCCGTTGCTGCGCATCCGCGCCAAGGATGGCAGCGGCCAGTTGCTGCCGACCCTGCGCGCCTGGTGTGCGCACGATGGTCAGAGCCAGGCCTGCGCCGATGCCTTGGGCATCCACCGCAACAGCCTGCGCTATCGGCTCGAGCGCGTGGCCGAACTGGGCGAGGTCGATCCGCTGCGGCTGGAGGGCATGCTCAGCCTCTACCTGGGCCTGCAACTGTTGCCGGCGGGCTGA